From one Balneolaceae bacterium genomic stretch:
- a CDS encoding ThuA domain-containing protein: MKFYVRSVQAICLMAIALILFQACSNERPGDPKILVFSKTAGFHHQSIPAGIQAIRQLGVENGFEVDTTTNANMFTEDSLAQYSAVIFLSTTGDVLNHYQEADFERYIQSGGGYVGIHAAADTEYHWGWYGKMVGGYFLDHPGINDPHPNVQEGTVHVEDATHSSTEFLPEEWNRTDEWYSYKDFNEDVNVLLSLDEDSYQGGADMGFHPIAWYHNYDGGRVFYTGLGHTSESFTEDLFLQHLQAGIQYAIGENELLDFDEAKTERVPDENRFTKTQLVQGEFYEPTEMTVLPNLDVLIAQRRGEILFFSNEDSTVSRAGYLDVYHQSDAEGVNAEEGLMGIQADPNFEENNHVFVFYSPADTSVNRLSRFVFDGGKLDMESETTVLEFYSQRHICCHTGGSIAFDSDGLLYVSTGDNSTPFNQQNSQYVNNGFAPLDQREGYEQYNAMRSSGNPNDLRGKILRIRVNEDGSYEIPEGNLYPEGQEGTRPEIYVQGNRNPYRISVDQKTNDLYWGEVGPDANNDSLQTRGPKGYDEINQAREAGNFGWPMFVGDNYPYVRFDYATGESADPFDPENPVNDYEANTGRQELPPAQPAFIWYPYGTSSEFGDMGSGGRNAMAGPVYYADMYPEETRLPDYYDGKLFIYDWVRGWIKAVTMWPNGDFSKMEPFMPGTELNSLIDMELGPDGRLYLLEYGSGWFTKNPDAGLSRIDFNAGNRPPVVRDIIVDKSSGTLPLTVNVSADAADPEDTELTYVWNFGNGETAETSEPQAEATYNEVGDYSISVEVRDPHGLSGVGQPVSVYAGNAAPLVDIEIEGNSTFYFPDTPVSYSVSVNDPDDPEASEDLSNLYVSADYIEGSDMVQADQGHQVMADVNTARTMIENLNCQACHGIDSESIGPSYTAVADFYEDSSDVTSHLVNKIINGGSGVWGETVMPGHVNLSEEDAEMIVEWIQALNDEQAENQSLPAEGTIEPTLGKQATPNGLLILSASYTDQGGSNVKPLTGSTSVYLRNSTMSFEQASNLQEYTTMTFGGNFLMMVPEDRGSFSINDIDLTDIGAVSIIAGLQEPLAGDISFELRLNSPDGERIGEAIYEPGGEFQTPQGFLGYNLTFNLSSSIQGDETQDLYIVSQRENGAAGTFILSNIQFNPAQ; encoded by the coding sequence ATGAAGTTTTATGTACGATCTGTTCAGGCCATCTGCCTGATGGCCATTGCTCTTATTCTGTTTCAGGCATGCTCAAACGAACGGCCGGGCGACCCGAAAATTCTTGTTTTTAGTAAAACAGCCGGTTTCCACCATCAATCCATTCCGGCGGGAATCCAGGCCATCCGGCAACTGGGTGTCGAAAATGGCTTTGAGGTGGATACCACAACCAATGCCAATATGTTTACGGAAGATTCTCTTGCCCAATATTCAGCAGTGATTTTTCTTAGCACTACCGGCGATGTTTTGAATCACTACCAGGAAGCCGATTTTGAACGATATATCCAGTCCGGCGGCGGATATGTTGGAATTCACGCCGCAGCGGATACAGAATATCACTGGGGTTGGTATGGCAAAATGGTTGGCGGATATTTCCTGGACCATCCCGGAATTAACGATCCGCATCCCAATGTGCAGGAGGGAACTGTTCATGTTGAAGATGCCACTCACTCATCTACAGAATTTTTACCGGAGGAGTGGAACCGAACGGATGAATGGTACAGCTATAAGGATTTCAATGAAGACGTAAATGTGCTTCTCTCGCTTGATGAAGACAGCTACCAGGGGGGAGCCGATATGGGATTTCACCCGATTGCCTGGTATCATAATTATGACGGTGGCCGTGTATTCTACACCGGACTGGGCCATACCAGTGAATCGTTCACCGAAGATCTGTTCTTGCAGCATCTTCAGGCGGGAATTCAATATGCTATTGGAGAGAATGAACTATTAGACTTCGATGAAGCCAAAACGGAACGCGTTCCGGATGAAAACCGATTTACCAAAACTCAACTGGTTCAGGGTGAATTTTATGAGCCGACCGAGATGACCGTTCTGCCTAACCTGGATGTTTTGATTGCCCAACGCCGCGGTGAAATTCTGTTTTTCAGTAATGAAGATTCAACAGTTAGCAGGGCCGGGTACCTGGATGTATATCATCAAAGCGATGCCGAAGGTGTGAATGCTGAAGAAGGCCTGATGGGAATCCAGGCCGATCCGAATTTTGAGGAAAACAATCATGTATTTGTGTTTTACAGTCCCGCTGATACTTCTGTCAATCGCCTTTCAAGATTTGTGTTTGACGGTGGAAAGCTGGACATGGAATCGGAAACCACGGTTCTCGAATTTTATTCCCAGCGGCATATCTGTTGCCATACAGGCGGTTCCATTGCGTTTGATAGTGACGGTCTTCTGTATGTCTCAACCGGTGATAATTCTACTCCGTTTAACCAACAGAATAGTCAGTATGTAAACAATGGATTTGCTCCGCTTGATCAACGAGAGGGATATGAGCAGTACAATGCGATGAGATCATCCGGAAATCCGAATGACCTGCGCGGAAAAATTCTCCGAATTCGGGTCAATGAAGACGGCAGTTACGAAATCCCGGAAGGAAATCTTTATCCCGAAGGGCAGGAGGGAACACGACCCGAAATTTATGTGCAGGGGAACCGGAATCCATATCGAATATCTGTAGACCAAAAAACAAACGATCTCTATTGGGGTGAAGTGGGTCCGGACGCCAATAATGACAGCCTTCAAACCCGGGGCCCGAAAGGTTACGATGAAATCAACCAGGCTCGTGAAGCCGGGAATTTTGGCTGGCCCATGTTTGTCGGGGATAATTATCCGTACGTACGGTTTGATTACGCCACTGGCGAATCAGCAGATCCATTTGACCCTGAAAATCCCGTGAATGATTATGAAGCAAATACCGGAAGGCAAGAACTCCCACCGGCTCAACCGGCATTTATCTGGTATCCGTACGGTACGTCTTCCGAATTTGGAGATATGGGATCGGGCGGACGAAACGCGATGGCCGGTCCGGTTTATTATGCGGATATGTACCCCGAAGAGACCCGACTGCCGGATTATTATGATGGAAAACTATTTATTTATGATTGGGTTCGCGGCTGGATAAAAGCCGTAACCATGTGGCCGAACGGCGATTTCTCGAAAATGGAACCGTTTATGCCCGGCACTGAACTGAATTCACTGATTGATATGGAGCTTGGGCCCGATGGACGACTCTACCTGCTTGAATACGGCAGCGGATGGTTCACCAAAAATCCCGATGCAGGCCTGTCGAGAATAGATTTTAATGCCGGAAACCGGCCGCCGGTTGTCCGCGATATAATTGTGGATAAGAGTTCAGGTACATTGCCTCTCACCGTAAATGTCTCAGCTGATGCAGCCGATCCTGAAGACACAGAATTAACCTATGTATGGAATTTTGGAAATGGAGAGACCGCAGAAACAAGCGAGCCTCAAGCAGAGGCAACATATAATGAGGTTGGCGATTATAGCATATCTGTAGAAGTGCGTGATCCACACGGACTTTCAGGTGTCGGTCAACCTGTTTCCGTATATGCCGGGAATGCTGCTCCTTTAGTTGATATAGAAATTGAAGGAAACAGCACATTCTACTTCCCTGATACACCTGTTTCTTATTCAGTCAGTGTTAACGATCCGGATGATCCGGAGGCCTCAGAAGATCTGTCTAACCTCTATGTTTCGGCCGATTATATTGAGGGGAGCGACATGGTTCAGGCTGATCAGGGTCACCAGGTGATGGCTGATGTAAATACCGCCCGGACCATGATTGAAAACCTGAATTGCCAGGCATGCCACGGTATTGATTCGGAATCGATTGGCCCGTCGTATACTGCGGTCGCTGATTTTTACGAAGATTCCTCTGATGTAACTTCACATCTCGTCAATAAAATCATAAACGGCGGTTCAGGCGTTTGGGGTGAAACCGTGATGCCGGGACATGTAAACCTGAGTGAAGAAGATGCGGAGATGATTGTAGAGTGGATTCAGGCTTTAAACGATGAGCAGGCTGAAAATCAATCACTGCCGGCTGAAGGGACTATTGAGCCCACTCTTGGCAAGCAAGCCACACCAAATGGGTTGCTGATTTTGTCTGCGAGTTATACAGATCAAGGTGGTTCTAATGTGAAGCCATTAACAGGCAGTACCAGTGTATATCTCAGAAACAGTACGATGTCGTTCGAGCAGGCTTCAAATCTACAGGAGTACACAACTATGACATTTGGAGGCAACTTTTTGATGATGGTACCAGAGGACAGGGGATCATTCAGTATCAATGATATTGATCTGACTGATATCGGAGCTGTATCCATTATTGCCGGATTAC
- a CDS encoding family 78 glycoside hydrolase catalytic domain: MSVIRFGVSFILLSFLLQHSFTSAILFAQNANGVAVQDLTVEYFTNPVGIDDSNPRLSWKIESDQRNTHQTIYQVQVSNSSDFTDIIWDTGKMESDQSIHISYEGPELESRKRYYWRTRIWDNHGNQSDWSEPAFWEMGLLNESDWQTEWIEPGFEQDSTISPPSPMFRNEFELNGDIARARVYVTSHGVYEMLINGEKVGNQEFAPGWTSYHNRLQYQTYDVTELLNTGENAVGVMVGDGWYRGFLAWGDARNHYGKTLGVLAQIEVTYEDGSTEVIGTDESWRSSTGPILKSDIYNGETYDARLEKEGWTQSDYDDSDWSMVQIANHRKDHLVAPEAPPVRKIQSLKPIEILETPEGDTVVDFGQNLVGWVQIKAEGPRGTEIALEHAEVLDKDGNFYMANIRAAEQLNTYIMKGDGVEVWEPTFTFQGFRYVKVEGYPGELTLDDLTAVVLHSDMEPTGHFQTSNPLINQLQHNIVWGQKGNFLDIPTDCPQRDERLGWTGDIQVFASTSCLNMDASGFLTKWLRDVEADQNEDGSVPYVVPNVLGEQAAGASGWGDASVIVPWAVYQAYGDEQILETQYESMKGWVDFMKKRSAMDETTYLWNNNFTFGDWLSFNSTASDYPGAYTDKALISTAFFAHSTDLLARSARILGKDEDAREYESLFENIKEAFQHEYMTSSGRIMSNTQTAYLLALQFNLLTDEMESNAAEYLVSRINERGHLTTGFLGTPHLNPILTQYGHADQAYELMLRKEYPSWLYPVTRGATTIWERWDGIKPDSTFQNPGMNSFNHYAYGAIGEWLYKSVAGIDQKTAGYKEISIQPVIGGKLTHAKGVLQTMYGEIESSWNLNQENFEFIVEIPVNTKAYIVLPNAGMQQVAESGESLHRETDGVVNISERENSVEVEVGSGRYHFSYPAGKLASDLVNALNVSTPLEELMKNDQARSVLENYIPDMITGVAWNQYGSASLTDLAETYPDQLPPQTLNEIDAKLSTIEVGESGSIHADETLAILIANKETRELLISELPEWMNSPWLSQVMGYPLERANESLPDIIKVDEEKIAEIIAKISALAE; this comes from the coding sequence ATGAGTGTGATTCGATTTGGCGTCAGTTTTATTTTGCTGTCATTTTTACTTCAGCACAGTTTCACTTCAGCTATTCTTTTTGCCCAGAATGCGAATGGAGTTGCAGTTCAAGATTTAACTGTGGAATACTTCACAAATCCAGTCGGGATTGACGATTCCAATCCTCGTTTGTCTTGGAAAATTGAGAGCGATCAGCGAAATACGCATCAAACAATTTATCAAGTTCAGGTATCCAATAGTTCTGATTTTACTGATATTATTTGGGATACGGGAAAGATGGAATCTGACCAATCCATTCATATTTCGTATGAGGGGCCTGAACTGGAATCGCGTAAAAGATATTACTGGCGAACCCGGATTTGGGACAATCACGGGAACCAATCTGACTGGAGTGAACCGGCGTTTTGGGAGATGGGATTATTGAATGAAAGCGATTGGCAAACTGAGTGGATTGAACCGGGTTTTGAGCAGGATTCTACAATTTCACCTCCAAGCCCGATGTTTCGAAATGAGTTTGAACTGAATGGAGATATTGCAAGAGCACGGGTATACGTAACGAGCCATGGTGTTTATGAAATGCTAATCAACGGCGAGAAAGTGGGGAACCAGGAATTTGCACCCGGCTGGACGAGCTATCATAACAGGCTGCAGTATCAAACCTATGATGTTACTGAGCTGTTGAACACCGGTGAAAATGCTGTTGGTGTAATGGTAGGTGATGGCTGGTATCGCGGTTTTCTGGCCTGGGGAGATGCCAGAAATCATTATGGCAAAACATTGGGAGTTCTCGCACAAATTGAAGTGACGTATGAGGATGGTTCCACCGAAGTGATTGGAACGGATGAAAGCTGGAGATCGTCCACGGGACCGATCCTGAAATCAGATATTTATAATGGTGAAACCTATGATGCCCGACTTGAAAAAGAGGGATGGACGCAATCAGATTATGATGACAGCGACTGGTCGATGGTACAAATTGCTAATCACCGAAAAGATCACCTGGTAGCTCCCGAAGCGCCGCCGGTTCGAAAAATTCAGAGCTTAAAACCCATCGAAATTTTGGAAACTCCGGAAGGGGACACTGTGGTGGACTTCGGTCAGAATTTGGTTGGCTGGGTTCAAATCAAAGCTGAAGGGCCACGCGGAACGGAAATTGCACTTGAACATGCGGAAGTTCTCGACAAGGACGGAAATTTTTACATGGCAAATATCCGGGCTGCTGAACAGCTCAACACCTACATTATGAAAGGTGATGGGGTTGAAGTTTGGGAGCCAACATTTACCTTCCAGGGATTTCGATATGTGAAAGTGGAAGGCTATCCGGGCGAGCTCACGCTGGACGATTTAACAGCGGTAGTTCTGCATTCTGATATGGAACCGACCGGTCACTTTCAAACTTCCAATCCGCTCATCAATCAGCTTCAGCATAATATTGTGTGGGGGCAAAAAGGCAATTTTCTGGACATTCCAACCGATTGTCCGCAGCGGGATGAACGCCTCGGCTGGACCGGAGATATCCAGGTGTTTGCTTCAACTTCTTGTTTAAATATGGATGCTTCAGGATTTCTCACAAAATGGTTGCGTGATGTGGAAGCTGATCAGAATGAGGATGGAAGCGTACCTTATGTAGTTCCAAATGTATTGGGAGAACAGGCAGCCGGAGCTTCCGGTTGGGGCGATGCGAGTGTGATTGTTCCATGGGCTGTTTACCAGGCTTATGGAGATGAACAGATTCTTGAGACACAGTACGAAAGCATGAAAGGCTGGGTTGATTTCATGAAAAAACGTTCCGCGATGGATGAAACGACCTACCTGTGGAATAATAACTTTACATTTGGCGACTGGCTCTCGTTCAACAGCACAGCCTCCGACTATCCCGGTGCTTATACGGATAAAGCTCTGATTTCAACCGCATTTTTTGCCCATTCTACGGATCTGCTGGCCCGGTCGGCCCGGATTCTCGGAAAAGATGAAGATGCCCGGGAATATGAATCACTTTTTGAAAATATTAAGGAAGCCTTTCAGCATGAATATATGACCTCGAGCGGGCGGATCATGTCGAACACACAAACCGCTTATCTGCTTGCTCTTCAATTCAACCTTCTGACTGATGAGATGGAATCGAACGCTGCCGAATACCTGGTTTCAAGAATTAATGAGAGAGGGCATCTGACGACCGGTTTCCTGGGGACACCTCATCTCAACCCGATTTTAACTCAGTACGGACACGCAGATCAGGCCTACGAATTAATGCTCCGCAAAGAGTATCCGTCGTGGCTCTACCCGGTAACGAGAGGTGCCACAACCATTTGGGAACGATGGGACGGTATCAAACCCGATAGTACTTTTCAAAACCCGGGAATGAACTCATTTAATCACTATGCCTACGGTGCAATCGGCGAGTGGCTCTACAAATCGGTAGCCGGGATTGATCAGAAAACCGCCGGGTATAAAGAGATTTCCATTCAACCCGTCATAGGTGGAAAACTGACCCATGCAAAAGGTGTTTTGCAAACTATGTATGGAGAGATCGAATCATCGTGGAACCTGAACCAGGAAAATTTTGAATTTATCGTTGAGATTCCGGTGAATACGAAAGCGTACATTGTACTGCCCAATGCCGGTATGCAGCAGGTTGCTGAAAGTGGCGAGAGTTTACATCGTGAAACAGATGGAGTGGTGAATATATCTGAGCGTGAAAACAGTGTTGAGGTTGAAGTAGGTTCCGGCAGATATCACTTTTCATATCCCGCCGGTAAGCTGGCCTCTGATCTGGTCAATGCTTTGAATGTATCAACACCGTTGGAAGAGTTGATGAAAAATGATCAAGCCCGCTCCGTTCTGGAAAATTATATTCCCGACATGATTACGGGGGTTGCCTGGAATCAATATGGGAGTGCATCCCTTACAGATCTGGCAGAAACGTACCCGGATCAATTGCCGCCTCAAACCTTAAATGAGATAGATGCCAAATTGAGTACAATTGAGGTCGGAGAATCCGGTTCTATCCATGCAGATGAAACTCTCGCAATCCTTATTGCCAACAAAGAAACCAGGGAATTGTTGATAAGCGAACTGCCGGAATGGATGAACTCTCCGTGGCTCAGCCAGGTGATGGGATATCCGCTTGAAAGAGCAAATGAATCACTCCCCGATATCATAAAAGTTGATGAAGAGAAAATTGCTGAGATAATAGCTAAAATTAGTGCTCTTGCGGAGTAA